In the genome of Columba livia isolate bColLiv1 breed racing homer chromosome 10, bColLiv1.pat.W.v2, whole genome shotgun sequence, one region contains:
- the IHO1 gene encoding interactor of HORMAD1 protein 1 has translation MNFNVWNIKEMLSTPTAAGPNKLSMRSSSHSDYSSLSDSQLLFGSQFCPENVQSAAAPLELGTQLGQHNSQDSEPSIFTKYQTKPQLFDEEPKEKGSLNFGAGRVKSVLENFEVNRNKIKDKYDREVLSTFISNVKDKLQGLQACLDKFGEMFDSRNKTILVHLETISKTLQDALQSHCDSTLKALTDKSQMEQALLEMERRLAAKDAEILDLKSSIQLLKESLESLPAQLRDQHLKLCEEQGFLKVPNALAELHTFISSARSAPHTADNSSQTSPGPCWDGVRGEEDVHWPCCRGWGICSSRGWSQPHCVTAGEQQGQSPVGNQVTRDGKPGGDLNTPSGGKASPTTAAICNRENTSLQEEKDSLETQSCANHPCVCCSNSHILGGSQKKCCPVPQELPLPTPLRKAVRRGTRGFDAVMLPQQRQPQVCHLSAPKDTLGQRNNNLSTDCEVENAAVGNKAKQWPGRIPWNKVMMGKKTCHAMRKGELSRCADGLKQRKANGIIELESSRKNCFPRYMVATTLGSSNPGFAAPNPQILSSAQPRLTKNFPPVPRSNKSLQQLAEKRKKSLEIKKRANVSSLKRNFWDSSPQENIFTLRSTTGESQVSCFTLRSPATSEEPHPGNTLAQQNTACCSLVFDSDYSD, from the exons GCCTAACAAGCTTTCCATGCGGAGCAGCTCTCACAGCGACTACTCCAGCCTGAGCGATTCTCAGCTGCTCTTCGGCTCCCAGTTCTGCCCGGAGAACGTGCAGTCGGCAGCGGCGCCGCTGGAGCTGGGCACCCAGTTGGGACAACACAACTCCCAGGAC AGCGAGCCCAGTATTTTTACCAAATACCAGACAAAACCACAGTTATTTGATGAAGagccaaaagaaaaaggttCGCTTAATTTTGGTGCAGGAAGAGTGAAAAGTGTCTTGGAAAATTTTGAAGTGAATAGGAACAAAATAAAGGACAAATATGATCG tgAGGTTTTAAGCACCTTTATTTCCAATGTCAAAGACAAGCTTCAAGGG CTGCAAGCATGCTTGGACAAGTTTGGAGAAATGTTCGATTcgagaaacaaaaccattttagtTCACCTAGAGACCATTTCCAAGACAT TGCAAGATGCTCTTCAAAGTCACTGTGACTCGACGCTGAAAGCTCTGACAGATAAAAGCCAAATGGAGCAGGCGCTGCTGGAAATGGAGAGGAGACTTGCAGCC AAAGATGCAGAGATTTTGGATCTGAAATCCAGCATCCAGCTGCTGAAGGAGAGTCTGGAATCGCTGCCAGCTCAGCTGAGAGATCAACACCTGAAGCTGTGTGAAGAACAAGGGTTCCTGAAGGTCCCTAACGCCTTAGCTGAGCTGCACACCTTCATTTCTAGTGCCAGATCTGCCCCACACACGGCAGATAACTCCTCCCAGACCTCGCCCGGCCCGTGCTGGGATGGTGTTCGGGGTGAGGAGGACGTGCACTGGCCGTGCTGCCGAGGCTGGGGGATTTGCAGCTCCCGGGGCTGGTCTCAGCCCCACTGCGTGACAGCgggggagcagcagggacagtcCCCCGTGGGGAACCAGGTCACCAGGGATGGCAAACCTGGGGGTGACCTGAACACGCCTTCAGGAGGGAAAGCCAGCCCCACCACTGCAGCCATATGCAACAGAGAAAACACCTCTTTGCAGGAGGAGAAAGACAGTTTGGAAACACAGAGCTGTGCTAATCACCCTTGTGTGTGCTGCTCTAACAGTCACATTTTGGGAGGAAGCCAGAAGAAATGCTGTCCTGTACCACAGGAGCTGCCTCTCCCAACCCCGCTGAGGAAGGCGGTCAGGAGAGGCACTCGAGGGTTTGACGCCGTGATGCTGCCACAACAGAGGCAGCCTCAAGTTTGTCACCTTTCCGCACCAAAAGATACGCTGGGCCAAAGAAACAATAACCTGTCCACAGACTGTGAGGTGGAGAATGCAGCTGTAgggaacaaagcaaaacagtggCCGGGAAGGATCCCCTGGAATAAAGTGATGATGGGGAAGAAAACGTGTCACGCTATGAGAAAAGGCGAGCTCTCTCGATGTGCTGACGGGctgaagcaaaggaaggcaaacgGGATTATTGAGCTGGAAAGCTCCAGAAAAAATTGCTTTCCCAGATACATGGTTGCTACCACTTTGGGAAGCTCTAACCCGGGTTTTGCAGCTCCCAATCCGCAGATCCTCAGCAGTGCTCAGCCGAGGCTTACGAAGAACTTCCCACCAGTGCCACGCTCCAATAAAAGCCTGCAACAActtgcagaaaaaagaaagaaaagtttggaaattaaaaaaagagcaaatgtTTCCAGTCTAAAAAGGAATTTCTGGGATTCTTCTCCCCAGGAGAATATATTTACCCTGCGTAGCACGACAGGCGAAAGCCAGGTGAGCTGCTTCACTCTCCGCAGTCCTGCAACCTCCGAGGAACCACATCCTGGCAACACGCTGGCTCAGCAGAACACGGCCTGTTGCTCTTTAGTTTTTGACAGTGATTATTCCGACTga